Proteins encoded within one genomic window of Dehalococcoidales bacterium:
- a CDS encoding alpha/beta hydrolase family protein, translating to MNESVLANPYEYHKGNNNVEISLTKKYPDFHHYKLQFRSAIDTGYAENGVVKSELYLPQAQHQFPLMILVHGMGDLSIIPCKLIARQLVKEGIACCIPYLTIHSKRMPLPMKQKFPVFSDKEWFQSYRLSVIDIRQIIDWADDNGEYNTENTGVLGISFGGLVSSIAMGADQRIKAGVFIVSGGNSPKIEWLSQNRRYQKSSKLSEEKYHEKQHAYNLYLDEVSRNGFQNVKAPFPGYLLDPMTYASNIKNRRVQMINAKYDKYIPRQAAIDFWEACGKPPIKWIPLGHTSLWLWAPAIVKTVRRFAVESFEL from the coding sequence GTGAATGAATCAGTGTTAGCAAACCCCTACGAATACCATAAAGGCAATAATAATGTGGAAATATCATTAACCAAAAAGTATCCGGATTTCCATCATTATAAATTACAATTTCGAAGCGCTATCGATACAGGGTATGCTGAAAACGGCGTAGTCAAAAGCGAGCTATATCTGCCCCAAGCACAACACCAGTTTCCCTTAATGATATTAGTACATGGAATGGGTGACTTGAGTATCATCCCCTGCAAGCTGATTGCTCGCCAATTAGTAAAAGAAGGCATAGCCTGCTGCATACCATACCTCACCATACATTCCAAGCGAATGCCCCTGCCGATGAAACAAAAATTTCCTGTGTTTTCTGACAAAGAATGGTTCCAAAGTTACCGCTTATCAGTAATCGATATAAGACAAATAATCGATTGGGCGGACGATAATGGCGAATATAATACTGAAAATACAGGCGTACTGGGAATCAGCTTTGGCGGCCTTGTTTCTTCCATCGCTATGGGAGCAGATCAGCGTATAAAGGCAGGGGTCTTTATTGTATCCGGAGGGAACTCACCCAAAATTGAATGGCTAAGCCAGAACCGACGCTACCAAAAATCGTCAAAGCTGAGTGAGGAGAAATACCACGAAAAACAACACGCATACAATCTTTACCTTGATGAGGTTTCACGAAATGGGTTCCAGAATGTAAAAGCACCGTTCCCCGGTTACCTTTTGGACCCGATGACCTATGCAAGCAACATAAAAAACCGACGCGTTCAGATGATAAATGCCAAGTATGATAAATATATCCCAAGGCAAGCAGCAATTGATTTCTGGGAAGCTTGCGGTAAACCGCCCATCAAATGGATCCCTTTGGGGCATACTTCACTATGGCTCTGGGCCCCTGCTATTGTAAAAACAGTCCGCCGGTTTGCGGTTGAGAGTTTCGAGCTTTGA